One Cryptomeria japonica chromosome 9, Sugi_1.0, whole genome shotgun sequence genomic window carries:
- the LOC131029722 gene encoding uncharacterized protein LOC131029722, whose product MEDQKIDWTNYGCTILSYGWTDGKNRTIINCLVACKDNVVFLKSVDASNKVKNAETLAGMLEHVIMEVGVENVVQIITDNAAAYVSAGRILQERHPTLFWTPCAAHVLDLLLEDIGKLEWMTLVVEDARRITKYIYNHPWVLNLMRQHTQGKDLVRASVTRFATIFLTLQSILAALTSLKQMFVSGE is encoded by the exons atggaggatcaaaaaattgattggacaaattatggctgcaccattctttcttatgggtggacagatggcaagaaccgcaccatcatcaattgtttggtcgcttgcaaggacaatgtagtgtttttgaaatctgttgatgcctccaacaaggtgaaaaatgcagaaacattggctggaatgttggagcatgtcatcatggaggtgggggtagagaatgtggtgcaaatcatcacagataatgcagcagcatatgtgtcagcag gaagaatcctccaagagaggcaccccactcttttttggacaccttgtgcagcacatgtccttgaccttcttttggaggacataggaaaacttgagtggatgactctagttgtggaagatgcaaggaggatcaccaaatatatctacaatcacccttgggtcctaaatttgatgagacaacacacgcaagggaaagatttggtgagagctagtgtcacaaggtttgcaacgattttcttgacgttgcaaagcattcttgctgcattgacttctttgaaacaaatgtttgtgagtggagaataG